A DNA window from Azotosporobacter soli contains the following coding sequences:
- a CDS encoding YjfB family protein, producing MDIAAMSTGLSQLNFQSQASTLVLRKAMDQQQQQASDMLSLLQSVAVPSPEPLGQSIDISA from the coding sequence ATGGACATCGCCGCTATGTCAACCGGCTTGAGCCAACTTAATTTTCAAAGCCAGGCCAGCACGTTAGTGTTGCGCAAAGCGATGGATCAACAGCAACAGCAAGCATCGGACATGTTGTCGTTGCTGCAATCGGTCGCCGTCCCTTCGCCCGAACCTCTCGGACAAAGCATCGATATCTCGGCATAA
- a CDS encoding calcium-binding protein: MAKRKIAYVTENNGLSELFLMDEDGQNQEKLFSSVKKLEAVIWSPSGSSLAVVTDGRIKVYELCQSGYVEVQNLLGKKPVWQNATTLTYETVVSGGVAIMSQTISDPYGAKEVLRRPNIASYAISPDGKQIAYLNTTNNGLWLADLITKKDTLLSGDVTAQNPVWSPNGNRIAYTNVDGVHIITSDGKTDVLLPGTGGTVLGQPNWTSDGNSLTFAKDGDLYQIGSDGTSLQKLTSVGGLNSGAITDRFTILGTNGAETLNGDSEDNRLDGRGGRDIVLGGAGDDTLIYDAADILLDGGSGIDTLDASGSKSGVKLDMNKTISNFKNIENLTGSDYNDILNGDGAANLLSGGLGDDSLTGGAGNDTLSGGAGKDQYILNSGDGQDVISASVSNQEDTLVLNGVADMTAFKKLNKVADGQDLVIYLNESASDSVRIQGWYKEGAVGYIQLGNGQTFGYRQGRDDIAGTLIGTSGSDLIQAGSQGDTIDGGAGRDAIYGGSGDDLIAYDANDSIVDGGAGSDTVSAEASSRGVKIDLSKSLQLKNIENLTGSNYGDTLTGDANNNRLNGGAGDDVLTGGKGSDTLLGGAGKDQYILNAGDGNDTIAANASNKDDNLVLKGIANIDAFRKLTKTDNASDLSIDLGNGDSVNLQGWYDSATGSVGSIQTANGQTFSYRKAKSTGGNLVGSDNADLIEGSDSDDIINGQKGSDQIYAGAGNDTVSYSATAVVLDGGDGNDTLDASSDTLGVKLDMNAAGKNFSNMENLRGGRGSDTLTGDSGANILEGGAGLDTLAGGAGSDTLYGGDGNDTLSGDDGDDVLDGGAGDDILKGGAGNDRLVGGAGKDQYLFATDSGYDTIASETTNNQDTLVLSDSKTLDDFKALAIEDSGDDLTFYLNDQDAVKVEGWFAGSQLGNIQIGNGQKFGYVAGRDSDDILSGVQNSADIIRAGAGNDSVGYDASDLFVDGGAGVDTLDASGNKSGVTIDLTKQGSVGVNYNNFENLTGSALNDTLTGDAKNNSLSGGAGIDTLNGGAGDDALYGGDGNDTLLGGEGDDTLEGGTGDDVLEGGSGDDTLRGGAGSNTYTFRLGSGRDSIEGANSKDLLLLADIKTYDDFKKLDIRQQGQDLIINLNDYDSIQVKDWFAGNAIGTVQLGNGMKYACNMNSNASTAGSSGVDLIMGMGGNNIIDGGAGADMIYAGDGDDTVYYDAADSVIDGGTGEHDTLDASKLTAGQTLDLSKQGSSGINYVNFENLVGTAGTDTLTGNEKDNVISGGAGNDILTGNGGADTLLGGDGDDTLLGGKGDGDILSGGAGKDTYVFNVGDGADTITSDNRNQEDTLYLPSVKSLSELQGLEAVKNGENLILKLNNADQLTIIDWYKGSNYQIHNIKIGDNKTYGYILGTDNSDSASAKLIGTTGTDLIMAQAGDDEIDGKGGGDVIFGGDGDDTIAYYATDKVNGGSGVNTLDASTSATAVSIDLNDAAKVSNVQNVLGGKGNDILTGNADNNTLSGATGSDTYVIKKSGGHDTIAQQKDQAGNWITNNDDILQFSDVKTMQDYLNFSAAVTGSDAIFSTSAQDDVTVSNWNGNGRINKIQLGTTTLSYQADTTGTSGNDILIGSDANDTIDGKGGIDLIRAGAGNDTVAYSGSALLLDGGDGDGDTLDASKLTGAVTLDLSKQGTSGINYANFENLSGGAGNDFLTGDAKDNVLLGGAGNDVLSGGAGNDTLTGGDGNDTLYGGTGDDIFQGGTGLDTVVIRNGDGNDTIVADASYKTIALDDIKTLDDLRKLTFVRMNNDNDLKIIFDANNSLVFQDISKINQIRTGDGNYYTLKLGGANNDAIIGNAGAELIFGLAGDDSIDGYAGNDRILAGAGNDSVAYNASAMTIDGGDDIDTLDASKMKTAVSLDLSKQGTIAANYINFENLTGGSAADILNGDANANVLDGGAGNDVLSGGAGNDTLLGGDGNDTLSGGTGDDILSGGAGSDSYVFKTGDGNDTILADSSDKEDVLVLSDVKTLADFQKLSMTRTNGDHDLKIQLNANDSITIQGWYDADANKIQRIRLGNGQEYGFKLGTSGGETLGGTTGVDLIMGLDGDDTIDGVSGADVVLAGAGNDSVAYNSGALTIDGGDGDGDTLDASKLTGAVTLDLSKQGTNGINYANFENLNGGAGNDFLTGDAKDNVLLGGAGNDILNGGAGNDTLSGGAGSDTYVFGKNFGADTITKSADNKTDILDFSAYERPDFTTQANGEDLTLDFGSGNSVKLEGYFSGSADYKVGQMKAQVDGKIVTVNFQAGNDANEILNGTLTDDYIVGGGGNDTISGGAGNDALGGDAGDDKIYGGDGNDAIWDDSGSNEMHGGAGNDKITADNGVADNLLYGEDGDDTLQAWAVGNTVLDGGAGNDKLFLSGNGTMKGGAGNDSYQIGGLWTNGGTGNIVIDNSVASGDNGIDVLKVLDDQSNAPTFKPKKSDFVYSMNGNDLVMTHSNGTITIKDWVNNKIESFIFADGTFTSVQIEALLPAYRMGSVANDVLLGGAGNDTLLGGNGNDTLTGGAGDDLLVGGAGSDSYVFKTGDGNDTILADASNKDDVLVLSDVKTLADFQKLSLTKVNGDQDLKIQFNASDSVTIQGWYNADTNKVQRIRLGNGQEYGFKFGTSEADILSGSASADLILGLDGNDTIDGGGGADVITAGAGNDTVYYNSAALSLDGGEGIDTLDASKQTASVTINLSKQGTSGTNYANFENLTGGSGADTLVGDGNANVLDGGTGDDRLTGGGGADTYIVRNNAGNDRISLDILNNEDLLVLPDVASLADFMKLPTSRIGNDLKINLGTGSLTLEGWYAGENDNYGLYPEKDSRRICRFKFGNSSEINVLFEKDGDIDIKGTAAAETIKGSEGDDWIDGGGGADTILAGAGNDIIYYDPAAVKISGGAGRDTLAVYGSGATINFNGAADLISEIEYVDGGDGNDTIVNNGATGATLNGGRGSNVLTGGAGQDTYKIGLSVGSDKITANAGNKEDVLDMFFVSPSELKNADVTQSGDDLKIVSSGNCDVTLEGWFSDPANHLHKVKLGSDSYELSAGSAGNDALLSGSSGNDVLVALGGDDVIDGGGGEDVIFAGAGDDKIKYYQDTEVVNGGAGSDTIDASALKNAVSINLADSRYVSVENATGGQGNDLLQGDANANVLQGGGGSDTIYAGDGNDTLYGDLPHAAVNGGNKYAVLVALSNYSDPAHHLNGPVYDLADMQEFLSSNTEWASASVTSLLDAAATKAAIYSSIADLATKVQSGDQIFFYYSGHGVNPTGDMVGYNAGEYISPAELRTAMQAVYDKLGPTGRITMAFDSCYSGQYVNEFNNAGSGYTVFSASSPTEVSGDPSYLKNGDFTYLFGDWGLRQSAADANGDGVITTGELYQYVKTNIPDFNSGMHPEIADGSNGSYVLAEAGGADLLDCGNGDDTAYGYDGNDSLYGGAGNDALYGGNGDDKLYGDGSYLCMQTTGNGLIKTGDPNGVTIQMNITDPGLVEDLNIRLNVNCYSKVGLNAYLTSPNGTKINLFSGANGSLNGVTLDDQAYAAIGNDTAPYSGSYLPAQALSAFNGQSAAGTWTLQITEPTGTYSSLINMLQLEFQTTAANGGNDTLYGGAGNDVLNGGSGNDILDGGAGNDTYLFNGKWGVDEILSSVASAGDKLRIDGVSSINDLLVALNGNNLVISDNQGDKITLDDWNLGGANQIGQFYLNNELYKTNGSSWTKVS, encoded by the coding sequence ATGGCAAAACGAAAGATCGCGTATGTGACGGAAAACAATGGTTTGAGCGAACTGTTCTTGATGGACGAAGACGGGCAAAATCAGGAGAAACTTTTTTCCTCCGTAAAAAAACTCGAAGCAGTGATCTGGTCGCCAAGCGGTTCCAGTCTGGCTGTCGTGACAGACGGCAGAATAAAAGTCTATGAGCTGTGCCAATCCGGCTATGTCGAGGTACAGAATCTGCTTGGCAAGAAGCCGGTCTGGCAGAACGCGACGACCTTGACTTATGAAACCGTCGTAAGCGGCGGCGTTGCGATCATGTCGCAAACCATATCCGATCCCTATGGCGCAAAAGAAGTCTTGCGCCGTCCCAATATTGCTTCCTATGCGATATCACCGGACGGCAAACAGATTGCGTATTTGAACACCACGAATAACGGCCTTTGGCTGGCAGATTTAATCACGAAAAAAGACACGCTGCTAAGCGGTGATGTGACAGCGCAAAATCCGGTCTGGTCGCCGAACGGCAATCGAATTGCGTATACGAATGTCGATGGCGTTCATATCATCACCAGCGACGGCAAAACTGATGTCTTGCTGCCTGGAACTGGCGGAACCGTTCTTGGTCAGCCCAACTGGACAAGCGACGGCAACAGTCTCACCTTTGCCAAAGACGGCGACTTATACCAAATCGGCAGCGACGGAACCTCCTTGCAAAAACTGACCAGCGTAGGCGGTCTGAACAGCGGTGCAATAACCGACCGCTTCACGATCCTTGGCACAAATGGAGCCGAAACGCTAAACGGCGACAGCGAAGACAACCGCCTCGACGGACGCGGCGGTCGCGATATCGTGCTAGGCGGCGCAGGCGACGATACGCTCATTTATGATGCAGCCGACATCCTGCTCGACGGCGGAAGCGGCATCGATACGCTTGATGCGTCGGGCAGTAAGAGCGGCGTTAAACTCGATATGAACAAAACGATCAGCAACTTTAAAAATATCGAGAATCTGACCGGCAGTGACTACAATGACATCTTAAACGGCGACGGTGCGGCTAACTTACTGAGCGGCGGTTTGGGCGACGACAGTTTGACCGGCGGCGCCGGCAACGACACCTTAAGCGGCGGCGCGGGAAAAGACCAATACATTCTAAACAGCGGCGATGGACAAGACGTCATCAGCGCCAGTGTATCCAACCAGGAAGACACCTTGGTCTTAAACGGCGTAGCCGACATGACCGCCTTCAAAAAATTAAACAAAGTGGCGGATGGACAAGACCTTGTTATTTACTTAAACGAGAGCGCTAGCGACAGCGTCAGGATTCAAGGCTGGTATAAAGAAGGCGCAGTCGGCTACATCCAGCTTGGCAACGGCCAAACCTTCGGTTACCGCCAGGGACGCGACGATATCGCGGGAACGCTGATCGGCACGAGCGGCAGCGACCTGATTCAGGCCGGCAGCCAAGGAGACACGATCGACGGCGGCGCAGGGCGCGATGCCATTTACGGCGGCAGCGGCGACGACCTCATCGCCTATGATGCGAACGACTCCATCGTCGACGGCGGTGCGGGAAGCGATACCGTCAGCGCAGAAGCAAGCAGCCGCGGCGTAAAAATTGACCTGAGCAAAAGCCTGCAACTCAAAAACATCGAAAACCTGACCGGCAGCAACTACGGCGACACGCTCACAGGCGATGCCAATAATAACCGCTTAAACGGCGGTGCCGGCGACGATGTTTTGACCGGAGGCAAAGGCAGCGACACGCTACTGGGCGGTGCGGGAAAAGACCAATACATCCTGAACGCCGGCGACGGAAACGACACGATTGCAGCCAATGCTTCGAACAAAGACGACAACCTGGTACTCAAAGGCATTGCCAACATCGATGCGTTTCGCAAGCTGACCAAGACCGACAATGCGAGCGATCTGTCGATTGATCTCGGCAATGGCGACAGCGTCAACCTGCAAGGCTGGTACGACAGCGCGACCGGCTCGGTTGGCTCTATTCAGACTGCCAATGGACAAACCTTCAGCTACCGCAAAGCTAAAAGCACAGGCGGAAATCTGGTTGGCAGCGATAATGCCGATTTGATCGAAGGCTCCGACAGCGACGACATCATCAACGGGCAAAAAGGCAGCGACCAGATTTATGCCGGTGCGGGCAACGATACCGTCAGCTACTCCGCGACCGCTGTCGTGCTCGACGGCGGCGACGGCAATGACACGCTGGACGCCTCCAGTGATACGCTAGGCGTTAAACTCGATATGAATGCAGCTGGGAAAAACTTCAGCAACATGGAAAATCTGCGCGGCGGCAGAGGAAGCGACACTTTGACCGGTGACAGCGGTGCAAATATCCTCGAAGGCGGCGCGGGCCTTGATACGCTGGCAGGCGGTGCAGGAAGCGACACCTTGTACGGCGGCGACGGCAACGATACGCTGAGCGGCGATGACGGCGACGATGTTCTCGATGGCGGAGCGGGCGACGACATCCTAAAAGGCGGCGCAGGCAATGATCGCCTAGTGGGCGGTGCGGGCAAAGACCAATACCTCTTTGCGACCGACAGCGGCTACGACACTATTGCGAGCGAGACGACAAACAACCAGGACACGTTAGTGCTGAGCGACAGTAAGACATTGGATGACTTCAAAGCGTTGGCGATCGAAGACAGCGGCGACGATCTGACGTTCTATCTCAACGATCAGGATGCCGTCAAAGTCGAAGGCTGGTTTGCCGGCAGCCAACTCGGCAACATCCAAATCGGCAATGGGCAAAAATTCGGCTACGTTGCCGGCCGCGATAGCGACGACATTCTGTCTGGCGTACAAAACAGCGCCGACATCATCCGCGCCGGAGCCGGCAATGACAGCGTCGGCTATGACGCCAGCGATCTTTTCGTCGACGGCGGCGCGGGCGTTGACACGCTCGATGCATCCGGCAATAAGAGCGGTGTGACGATTGACCTGACCAAACAAGGCAGCGTCGGCGTTAACTACAACAACTTTGAAAATTTGACCGGCAGTGCACTCAATGACACGCTGACCGGCGATGCCAAAAACAACAGCCTAAGCGGCGGTGCAGGAATCGATACGCTAAACGGCGGAGCCGGCGACGATGCCCTATATGGCGGCGACGGCAACGACACGCTGCTTGGCGGTGAGGGCGACGATACCCTCGAGGGCGGAACGGGCGACGATGTGCTCGAAGGCGGCAGCGGCGATGATACCTTGCGCGGCGGTGCGGGCAGCAATACCTACACCTTCCGCCTCGGAAGCGGTCGCGACAGCATAGAAGGCGCAAACAGCAAAGACCTGCTTCTCTTAGCCGACATCAAAACGTATGATGACTTCAAAAAACTTGACATCCGGCAACAGGGACAGGATCTGATCATCAACCTCAACGACTATGATTCGATCCAGGTGAAGGACTGGTTCGCGGGCAATGCAATCGGTACCGTCCAGTTGGGCAACGGAATGAAATATGCGTGCAATATGAACAGCAATGCCTCGACGGCCGGCAGCAGCGGGGTCGATCTTATCATGGGCATGGGCGGCAATAATATCATCGACGGCGGTGCCGGCGCAGACATGATTTATGCCGGAGACGGCGACGACACCGTCTATTATGATGCGGCCGACAGCGTGATCGACGGCGGTACGGGAGAACATGACACGCTCGATGCCTCAAAACTGACCGCAGGCCAAACCCTTGACCTAAGCAAACAGGGAAGCAGCGGCATTAACTACGTAAACTTTGAAAACCTCGTCGGCACAGCCGGCACCGATACCCTGACCGGCAACGAGAAAGACAACGTAATAAGCGGCGGAGCGGGCAACGACATCTTGACCGGCAACGGCGGAGCCGACACGCTGCTCGGCGGCGACGGAGACGATACGTTGCTTGGCGGCAAAGGCGACGGCGATATTCTAAGCGGCGGCGCCGGCAAAGACACCTACGTCTTTAACGTAGGCGACGGAGCCGATACCATCACCTCCGACAATCGCAACCAGGAAGATACCTTGTATCTGCCAAGCGTCAAATCGCTGAGCGAACTGCAGGGCCTCGAAGCTGTGAAAAACGGCGAAAACTTAATTTTAAAACTCAACAATGCTGACCAACTGACGATCATCGACTGGTACAAAGGCAGCAACTATCAAATTCACAACATCAAAATAGGCGATAACAAGACCTATGGTTATATTCTGGGAACCGATAACAGCGACAGCGCCAGCGCAAAACTGATCGGTACGACGGGCACCGATCTGATCATGGCACAAGCCGGCGACGACGAAATCGACGGCAAAGGCGGCGGCGACGTCATCTTTGGCGGTGACGGCGACGACACGATCGCATATTATGCGACGGACAAAGTGAATGGCGGCAGCGGCGTGAACACGCTGGATGCCAGTACAAGCGCGACCGCCGTCAGCATCGACCTAAACGATGCGGCCAAAGTCAGCAACGTGCAAAACGTACTGGGCGGCAAAGGAAACGACATCCTGACGGGCAACGCCGACAACAACACTCTCTCCGGCGCTACAGGCAGCGACACGTACGTCATTAAAAAGAGCGGCGGGCATGACACGATCGCACAGCAGAAAGACCAGGCGGGCAATTGGATCACCAATAACGACGACATCCTGCAATTTAGCGATGTGAAAACTATGCAGGACTATCTGAATTTCAGCGCCGCAGTCACCGGTTCCGATGCGATCTTTTCCACCAGCGCTCAGGATGATGTCACCGTCAGCAACTGGAACGGCAACGGCCGCATCAATAAGATTCAACTCGGTACGACCACGCTTTCCTATCAGGCGGACACAACAGGGACAAGCGGAAACGACATCCTGATCGGTAGCGATGCAAACGATACCATCGACGGCAAAGGCGGCATCGACCTGATTCGCGCCGGAGCCGGCAACGATACTGTCGCCTACAGCGGCAGCGCACTGCTGCTCGACGGCGGCGACGGCGACGGTGATACGCTCGACGCCTCGAAACTGACCGGCGCAGTGACGCTGGATCTGAGCAAACAGGGGACAAGCGGCATCAACTATGCCAATTTTGAAAACCTGAGCGGCGGCGCAGGTAACGACTTCTTGACCGGCGATGCGAAAGACAACGTATTGCTGGGCGGCGCAGGCAACGACGTGCTGAGCGGCGGCGCGGGCAATGATACGCTGACCGGCGGCGACGGGAATGATACCCTTTATGGCGGAACAGGCGATGATATTTTCCAGGGTGGAACGGGACTGGATACTGTTGTGATTAGAAATGGAGATGGCAATGACACGATTGTGGCTGATGCCAGCTATAAGACGATTGCGTTAGACGATATTAAGACGCTGGATGACTTGAGAAAACTGACTTTTGTTAGAATGAACAATGACAATGATCTTAAAATCATCTTCGATGCCAACAATTCCTTGGTTTTTCAGGATATTAGTAAGATTAACCAAATTAGAACAGGGGATGGGAATTATTACACGCTCAAACTAGGTGGTGCTAACAATGATGCAATCATAGGGAATGCTGGCGCAGAATTGATTTTTGGGTTGGCTGGGGATGACAGTATTGATGGTTATGCAGGAAATGACAGAATTCTGGCTGGAGCGGGCAATGACAGTGTAGCTTATAATGCCAGTGCCATGACTATCGATGGCGGCGACGATATCGATACACTTGATGCGTCAAAAATGAAGACTGCAGTGAGTCTGGATCTGAGCAAGCAGGGTACGATTGCTGCCAACTATATTAATTTTGAAAATCTGACTGGCGGCAGCGCGGCAGACATACTGAACGGCGATGCCAATGCCAATGTACTGGACGGCGGAGCGGGCAACGATGTACTGAGCGGCGGAGCGGGTAATGATACGTTGCTGGGCGGCGACGGCAACGATACGTTGAGCGGCGGAACTGGCGATGACATTTTGAGCGGCGGCGCGGGCTCCGACAGCTACGTATTTAAGACTGGAGACGGCAATGACACGATCCTGGCCGACTCAAGTGACAAGGAAGACGTTCTTGTGCTGAGCGATGTTAAGACGCTGGCGGACTTTCAAAAATTGAGCATGACCAGAACCAATGGTGATCATGATCTCAAGATTCAGCTGAATGCCAATGATTCGATTACAATTCAAGGCTGGTATGATGCTGATGCAAATAAAATCCAGCGAATTCGTCTGGGCAACGGACAAGAATATGGCTTTAAGCTAGGCACAAGCGGAGGGGAAACTCTGGGCGGTACGACTGGCGTCGATCTGATTATGGGCTTGGATGGCGACGACACGATCGACGGAGTAAGTGGGGCTGACGTTGTTTTGGCCGGAGCGGGCAATGATAGCGTAGCGTATAATTCCGGCGCACTGACGATTGACGGCGGCGACGGCGACGGTGATACGCTCGACGCTTCAAAACTGACTGGCGCAGTGACGCTTGACCTAAGCAAACAGGGGACGAACGGCATCAACTATGCCAACTTTGAAAATCTGAACGGCGGCGCCGGCAATGACTTCCTGACCGGCGATGCGAAAGATAACGTATTGCTAGGCGGCGCAGGCAACGACATTTTGAACGGCGGCGCGGGCAATGATACGCTGAGCGGCGGTGCGGGAAGCGACACGTATGTATTCGGAAAAAACTTTGGCGCGGATACGATAACGAAGTCGGCGGATAACAAAACGGACATCCTTGACTTTAGCGCCTACGAACGGCCGGACTTTACCACGCAGGCAAACGGCGAAGACTTGACGCTTGATTTTGGCTCAGGAAACAGCGTTAAACTCGAAGGCTATTTCTCCGGCAGCGCCGATTACAAAGTCGGACAAATGAAGGCGCAAGTCGACGGCAAAATCGTGACCGTCAATTTTCAAGCGGGCAATGATGCCAATGAAATACTAAACGGCACGCTTACCGACGATTACATCGTGGGCGGCGGCGGCAACGACACCATCAGCGGCGGAGCCGGCAATGATGCATTGGGCGGCGACGCGGGCGATGATAAGATCTACGGCGGCGACGGCAATGATGCGATCTGGGACGACTCCGGCAGCAATGAAATGCACGGTGGTGCGGGCAATGATAAAATTACCGCTGATAACGGCGTCGCGGACAATCTGCTTTACGGCGAAGACGGCGATGACACGCTGCAGGCCTGGGCGGTCGGCAATACCGTATTAGACGGCGGTGCGGGCAATGACAAGCTCTTCCTGAGCGGCAACGGTACGATGAAAGGCGGCGCAGGCAACGATTCGTACCAGATTGGCGGCCTGTGGACGAATGGCGGAACGGGCAATATTGTGATAGACAATTCGGTAGCCAGCGGCGACAACGGCATCGACGTCTTAAAAGTGCTGGATGACCAAAGCAATGCGCCGACGTTCAAGCCGAAGAAAAGCGATTTTGTCTACAGCATGAACGGCAACGATCTGGTGATGACGCACAGCAATGGTACGATTACGATAAAAGACTGGGTCAACAATAAGATCGAAAGCTTCATTTTTGCCGACGGCACGTTCACGAGCGTGCAGATCGAAGCGTTGCTGCCGGCGTATCGCATGGGCAGCGTTGCGAACGATGTGCTGCTTGGCGGTGCGGGCAATGATACGCTGCTTGGCGGCAATGGCAACGATACGCTGACCGGCGGCGCAGGCGACGATCTATTGGTCGGCGGAGCGGGAAGCGACAGCTATGTATTCAAAACCGGTGACGGAAACGATACGATCCTGGCGGATGCGAGCAATAAGGATGACGTTCTGGTGCTGAGCGACGTCAAGACGCTGGCTGATTTCCAAAAACTGAGCCTGACGAAGGTCAACGGAGATCAGGACTTAAAAATCCAGTTCAACGCCAGTGACTCCGTTACGATTCAGGGCTGGTACAATGCGGATACGAATAAGGTTCAGCGCATCCGTCTCGGCAACGGACAGGAATATGGCTTCAAGTTTGGAACGAGTGAGGCGGACATCCTTTCCGGCTCGGCGAGCGCCGACCTGATCCTGGGGCTTGACGGCAACGATACGATTGACGGCGGCGGCGGAGCCGACGTGATCACGGCGGGAGCGGGGAACGATACCGTGTATTACAACAGCGCTGCTCTGAGTCTGGATGGCGGTGAAGGCATCGATACGCTGGATGCGTCAAAGCAGACCGCATCAGTGACGATCAATCTGAGTAAACAGGGCACGAGCGGCACTAACTACGCGAACTTCGAAAATCTGACCGGCGGCAGCGGCGCGGACACTCTGGTCGGCGACGGCAATGCCAATGTGCTCGACGGCGGAACGGGCGATGACAGATTGACCGGCGGCGGCGGCGCAGACACGTACATTGTGAGAAACAATGCAGGTAATGACAGGATCTCGCTTGATATCCTGAACAACGAGGATTTGCTGGTGCTGCCGGATGTGGCGAGTTTGGCCGATTTCATGAAATTGCCGACAAGCCGGATTGGAAATGACCTGAAGATCAATCTGGGTACAGGCTCATTGACGCTGGAAGGCTGGTATGCGGGAGAAAACGACAATTACGGGCTTTATCCGGAAAAAGACAGCCGACGCATCTGTCGTTTCAAGTTTGGCAATAGTTCAGAGATCAATGTCCTCTTTGAAAAAGATGGCGATATTGACATCAAGGGAACGGCTGCAGCGGAAACGATCAAAGGCAGCGAGGGCGACGACTGGATTGACGGTGGCGGCGGTGCCGACACGATTCTGGCAGGGGCGGGCAATGACATCATTTATTATGATCCGGCCGCCGTCAAAATCTCGGGCGGCGCGGGTCGTGATACCTTAGCTGTTTATGGCAGCGGTGCGACGATCAACTTTAACGGTGCAGCAGATTTAATCAGCGAAATAGAATATGTTGACGGCGGCGACGGGAACGATACGATCGTCAATAATGGCGCGACCGGCGCGACGCTTAACGGCGGACGCGGCAGCAATGTCCTGACGGGCGGCGCAGGGCAAGATACATATAAAATCGGTTTAAGTGTTGGTTCGGATAAAATCACGGCAAACGCAGGAAATAAAGAAGATGTCTTAGACATGTTCTTTGTTAGCCCATCGGAACTCAAAAACGCGGATGTGACGCAAAGCGGCGATGACTTAAAAATCGTTTCCAGCGGCAATTGCGATGTAACGCTGGAAGGGTGGTTTTCCGATCCGGCTAATCATCTGCATAAAGTCAAATTGGGATCGGATTCCTATGAATTGAGCGCCGGCAGCGCAGGTAATGATGCGCTTTTGTCGGGAAGCTCCGGAAACGATGTGCTGGTTGCTCTTGGCGGCGATGACGTGATCGACGGCGGCGGCGGTGAAGATGTCATTTTTGCCGGCGCAGGCGATGATAAAATCAAATACTATCAGGATACGGAAGTGGTCAACGGCGGCGCAGGCAGTGACACTATTGACGCATCTGCGCTGAAAAATGCTGTATCGATTAACCTGGCGGACAGCCGCTACGTGAGTGTGGAAAATGCGACAGGCGGACAAGGCAATGACCTCTTGCAGGGCGACGCCAATGCCAATGTCCTGCAGGGCGGCGGCGGCAGCGATACGATTTATGCCGGTGACGGCAATGACACGCTGTACGGCGATTTGCCGCATGCGGCTGTAAATGGCGGCAATAAGTATGCGGTGCTCGTTGCTTTGAGTAACTATAGCGACCCGGCGCACCATTTGAATGGCCCTGTTTATGATTTGGCGGACATGCAAGAGTTTTTGAGCAGCAATACCGAATGGGCTAGTGCATCGGTCACCAGCTTGCTTGATGCCGCGGCGACGAAAGCGGCGATTTACAGCAGCATTGCCGATCTGGCAACCAAGGTGCAAAGCGGCGATCAAATCTTCTTCTATTATTCCGGTCATGGCGTTAACCCAACAGGTGACATGGTCGGCTACAACGCCGGTGAATATATCAGCCCGGCGGAATTGCGCACGGCGATGCAGGCGGTCTATGACAAGCTGGGGCCGACGGGCCGAATCACGATGGCGTTCGACTCCTGCTATTCCGGTCAGTATGTGAATGAATTCAATAACGCAGGCAGCGGCTATACCGTGTTCAGCGCCAGTTCGCCTACGGAAGTCAGCGGTGATCCGAGTTATCTGAAAAATGGCGATTTCACATATTTGTTTGGCGATTGGGGTCTAAGACAGAGCGCGGCCGATGCCAATGGCGACGGCGTCATTACCACGGGCGAGCTGTACCAATACGTCAAGACCAATATACCGGATTTTAACAGCGGCATGCATCCGGAAATTGCGGATGGCTCGAACGGCAGCTACGTCCTGGCGGAAGCCGGTGGAGCCGATTTGCTGGATTGTGGCAACGGCGACGATACGGCGTATGGCTATGACGGAAATGACAGTCTTTATGGCGGCGCTGGCAATGATGCTTTATACGGCGGCAATGGCGACGATAAGCTGTATGGCGACGGATCTTACTTATGCATGCAAACGACAGGGAATGGGCTCATAAAGACCGGCGACCCGAATGGGGTGACGATCCAGATGAATATAACCGATCCTGGGTTGGTGGAGGACCTGAACATACGTCTGAACGTCAATTGCTATTCCAAGGTAGGACTAAACGCGTATCTGACCAGTCCGAACGGTACGAAGATCAATCTCTTCAGCGGTGCGAACGGCAGCTTGAACGGCGTGACGCTTGATGACCAGGCGTATGCCGCAATCGGCAATGACACGGC